TTAAGAATAACTGTTGCCATGTTTGTGGCAATAGTAGTGGGACTATCGGTTACCATTGGAACCATCCTCCCAGCCATCCTGGCAATCGTAATTGGAGCTATGGTATCTTATATTTATAAAAAGAGTACTGACGAAATTTTGGAAGATGAAAGAATAACTAAAGTTAGTGAAAAAGCATCTCGCATCGCAATAGTGGTGTTTTCCATTTCTATAACTTTTATTGGAATGTTCCTGATCACCTTGAGAAGTGAGTATCCGGATTATACTCAGGCAGGTTTTACTCTTTCT
This DNA window, taken from Methanobacterium subterraneum, encodes the following:
- a CDS encoding DUF2178 domain-containing protein, with translation MKNYQILRITVAMFVAIVVGLSVTIGTILPAILAIVIGAMVSYIYKKSTDEILEDERITKVSEKASRIAIVVFSISITFIGMFLITLRSEYPDYTQAGFTLSYSSVVLLTPYYIFYGYYDKKYGS